The proteins below come from a single Parageobacillus toebii NBRC 107807 genomic window:
- the secA gene encoding preprotein translocase subunit SecA — protein MLGVLKKVFDPNKRQLSRLEKIADQVDALGPEMAKLSDEQLRQKTEEFKARYQQGESLDDLLVEAFAVVREGAKRVLGLYPYKVQIMGGIVLHEGNIAEMKTGEGKTLTATMPVYLNALTGKGVHVVTVNEYLATRDATEMGKLYEFLGLTIGLNLSGMSREEKQAAYNADITYGTNNEFGFDYLRDNMVLYKEHIVQRPLHYAIIDEVDSILIDEARTPLIISGTAQKSTALYIQANAFVRTLKKDVDYTYDEKTKSVQLTEEGITKAEKAFGIDNLFDLKHVTLNHHINLALRAHVTMHRDVDYVVEDGKVVIVDQFTGRLMRGRRYSDGLHQAIEAKEGLEIQNESMTLATITFQNYFRMYEKLAGMTGTAKTEEEEFRNIYNMQVVVIPTNKPVIREDRPDLIFRTMEGKFRAVVEDIAQRHAKGQPVLVGTVSIETSELLSNMLKKRGIPHNVLNAKNHAKEAEIIAQAGQKGAVTIATNMAGRGTDIKLGEGVKELGGLAVIGTERHESRRIDNQLRGRAGRQGDPGVSQFYLSLEDELMRRFGSESLMSMMDRLGMDDSQPIQSKMVTKAVESAQKRVEGNNFDARKQLLQYDDVLREQREIIYRQRYEVLDSDNLRGIIEKMIQSVIERVVNAHTPKEELPEEWNLKGIIDYVNANLLPEGDVTVNDLRGKEPEEMIELIWEKVKARYDEKEQQIPPEQMREFERVIVLRAVDMKWMDHIDAMEQLRQGIHLRAYGQTDPLREYQMEGYAMFENMIASIEEEVAKYIMKAEIHSNLERQEVAKGEAVHPKEGEGEVKRKPYRKAVRIGRNDPCICGSGKKYKHCCGKNA, from the coding sequence ATGCTTGGAGTATTAAAAAAGGTGTTTGATCCAAACAAACGCCAACTAAGCCGTTTAGAAAAGATTGCTGACCAAGTCGATGCGCTTGGCCCAGAGATGGCAAAGCTTTCGGATGAACAGTTGCGTCAAAAGACCGAGGAATTCAAGGCGCGCTATCAACAAGGCGAGTCGCTGGATGACTTGTTAGTGGAGGCTTTTGCCGTTGTGCGCGAAGGTGCAAAGCGCGTCCTTGGATTATATCCATATAAAGTGCAAATTATGGGCGGTATTGTCCTCCATGAGGGAAATATCGCCGAAATGAAAACAGGGGAAGGGAAAACGTTAACGGCGACGATGCCCGTTTATTTAAACGCTTTAACCGGAAAAGGTGTGCATGTCGTGACGGTCAACGAATATTTGGCGACCCGCGACGCGACGGAAATGGGCAAATTGTATGAGTTTTTAGGATTAACCATCGGTTTGAATTTAAGCGGTATGTCGCGGGAGGAAAAACAAGCGGCGTATAATGCCGATATTACGTACGGAACGAACAACGAGTTTGGCTTTGACTATTTGCGCGATAACATGGTGCTTTATAAAGAACATATCGTACAGCGTCCGCTTCATTATGCGATTATTGACGAAGTGGACTCGATTTTAATTGACGAGGCGCGGACGCCGCTCATTATTTCGGGCACCGCGCAAAAATCGACAGCGCTGTATATTCAGGCAAATGCGTTTGTGCGTACATTGAAAAAAGATGTCGATTATACGTATGATGAGAAAACGAAAAGCGTACAGCTCACCGAAGAAGGGATCACGAAAGCGGAAAAAGCGTTTGGAATCGACAACCTATTCGACTTAAAGCATGTAACGCTAAACCATCATATTAACTTGGCGCTAAGAGCGCATGTGACGATGCATCGGGATGTCGATTATGTGGTGGAAGACGGAAAAGTCGTCATCGTCGACCAGTTTACAGGCCGCCTAATGCGCGGACGCCGTTATAGTGACGGATTGCATCAAGCGATCGAAGCAAAAGAAGGATTGGAAATTCAAAATGAGTCGATGACGCTTGCGACGATTACGTTCCAAAACTACTTCCGCATGTATGAAAAGCTTGCGGGAATGACGGGAACGGCGAAAACGGAAGAAGAAGAATTCCGAAACATTTATAACATGCAAGTCGTTGTCATCCCGACAAACAAGCCGGTCATCCGTGAAGACCGTCCGGATTTAATTTTCCGGACGATGGAAGGTAAATTCCGCGCCGTAGTAGAAGATATCGCACAGCGCCATGCGAAAGGGCAGCCGGTGCTTGTCGGGACGGTGTCGATTGAAACATCGGAACTTCTTTCAAACATGTTGAAAAAACGCGGGATTCCGCATAATGTATTAAATGCGAAAAACCATGCGAAAGAAGCGGAAATTATCGCCCAAGCCGGTCAAAAAGGCGCTGTCACGATTGCGACAAACATGGCCGGACGCGGTACGGATATTAAGCTTGGCGAAGGTGTCAAAGAGCTTGGCGGATTAGCGGTTATTGGCACGGAACGCCATGAAAGCCGCCGTATTGATAACCAGTTGCGCGGTCGTGCGGGACGCCAAGGCGACCCAGGTGTATCGCAATTTTATCTATCGCTTGAAGATGAGTTGATGCGCCGTTTCGGTTCGGAAAGTTTAATGTCGATGATGGACCGCTTAGGCATGGATGATTCGCAGCCAATTCAAAGCAAAATGGTCACTAAAGCGGTCGAATCGGCGCAAAAACGGGTAGAAGGCAACAACTTTGATGCGCGTAAACAGCTGCTTCAATACGATGATGTGTTGCGTGAGCAGCGTGAAATTATTTATCGCCAGCGCTATGAAGTGCTTGACTCCGACAACTTGCGCGGCATTATCGAAAAAATGATTCAATCGGTCATTGAGCGGGTCGTCAACGCTCATACGCCGAAAGAAGAGCTTCCGGAAGAATGGAATTTAAAAGGAATCATCGATTACGTCAATGCCAACCTGTTGCCGGAAGGCGATGTGACCGTTAACGATTTGCGCGGCAAAGAGCCGGAAGAAATGATTGAGCTCATTTGGGAAAAAGTGAAAGCGCGCTATGATGAAAAAGAACAGCAAATTCCGCCGGAACAAATGCGCGAATTTGAACGCGTCATCGTCCTTCGCGCCGTCGATATGAAGTGGATGGACCATATCGACGCGATGGAGCAGCTGCGTCAAGGAATTCATTTGCGCGCGTACGGACAAACTGATCCGCTTCGCGAATATCAAATGGAAGGATATGCGATGTTTGAAAACATGATCGCTTCCATTGAAGAAGAAGTAGCAAAATATATTATGAAAGCGGAAATCCACAGCAATCTCGAACGCCAGGAAGTGGCAAAAGGCGAAGCGGTTCATCCGAAAGAAGGAGAAGGCGAAGTAAAACGGAAGCCGTATCGCAAGGCCGTTCGCATTGGTCGTAACGACCCTTGCATTTGCGGAAGCGGCAAAAAGTATAAACATTGCTGCGGAAAAAATGCATAA
- the hpf gene encoding ribosome hibernation-promoting factor, HPF/YfiA family, producing MIYNIRGENIEVTPALREYVEKKIGKLERYFENTEDIHVHVNLKVYNDKQGKIEVTIPMPQLLLRAEERHDDMYAAIDLVADKLERQIRKHKTKVNRKLRNKETKQVLVTQNNNPPVEENEEEEFEIVRTKHFSLKPMDSEEAILQMNLLGHNFFIFTNAETNRTNIVYRRKDGKYGLIEAN from the coding sequence ATGATCTATAACATTCGCGGGGAAAACATTGAAGTAACTCCAGCATTGCGTGAGTATGTCGAGAAAAAAATTGGAAAATTGGAAAGATACTTTGAAAACACAGAAGATATTCATGTTCACGTTAATTTAAAAGTATATAACGATAAACAAGGAAAAATCGAAGTGACGATCCCAATGCCGCAACTGTTGCTTCGCGCGGAAGAACGCCATGACGACATGTATGCGGCCATTGATTTAGTAGCGGATAAATTAGAAAGACAAATTCGTAAACATAAAACGAAAGTAAATCGTAAATTACGCAATAAAGAAACAAAACAAGTGCTTGTCACGCAAAACAACAATCCTCCGGTAGAGGAGAATGAGGAAGAAGAATTTGAGATTGTCCGTACGAAACATTTCAGCTTAAAACCGATGGACAGCGAAGAAGCGATTTTGCAAATGAATTTGCTTGGCCATAACTTCTTCATCTTTACAAACGCGGAAACAAACCGCACAAACATCGTGTATCGCCGTAAAGATGGAAAATACGGCTTAATTGAAGCAAACTGA
- a CDS encoding flagellar protein FliT: MSVVIALFHVTKELRDLVAMPITAEARDEKIAAIERLLAQRDELLRELRPPYSGEEQRLGRQIVQWNQEIEEHLRELKRQIQRDLAMVREKRRANTHYTNPYEQSLAMDGMFYDKKR, encoded by the coding sequence ATGAGCGTTGTCATCGCGTTATTTCACGTGACGAAAGAGCTGCGTGACCTCGTCGCTATGCCGATAACAGCGGAAGCGCGCGACGAGAAGATAGCCGCTATCGAGCGGTTGCTTGCACAAAGGGACGAGCTGTTACGGGAGCTTCGTCCGCCGTATAGCGGGGAAGAACAGCGGCTTGGCAGGCAAATCGTGCAGTGGAATCAAGAGATTGAAGAACATTTGCGGGAGCTGAAGCGGCAAATTCAGCGCGATTTGGCGATGGTCCGCGAGAAAAGGCGGGCCAATACCCATTATACGAACCCGTACGAGCAATCGCTTGCGATGGACGGAATGTTTTACGATAAAAAGAGATAG
- the fliS gene encoding flagellar export chaperone FliS yields the protein MATNNPYQNYQTNAVQTASPGELTLMLYNGCLKFIKLARKAIEENNIAARNENLIKAQNIIRELMVTLNMEYEVAKSMMAMYDYIYRRLVEANVKNDAAILDEVEGYVTEFRDTWKQVIQINRQRQYAQGGQA from the coding sequence ATGGCAACGAACAATCCATATCAAAACTACCAAACGAACGCCGTGCAGACGGCATCGCCAGGAGAGTTGACATTGATGTTATACAACGGCTGCTTGAAGTTTATTAAACTAGCGCGCAAGGCGATCGAAGAAAACAATATCGCAGCGCGAAACGAAAACTTGATCAAGGCGCAAAACATTATTCGTGAGCTGATGGTGACGCTCAATATGGAGTATGAAGTCGCAAAGTCGATGATGGCGATGTACGACTACATTTACCGCCGGCTTGTCGAGGCGAATGTGAAAAACGATGCGGCGATTTTAGATGAAGTCGAAGGATATGTGACCGAGTTTCGTGATACGTGGAAACAGGTGATTCAAATCAACCGGCAGCGTCAATACGCGCAAGGCGGGCAGGCATAA
- a CDS encoding flagellar hook-associated protein 2: MASNMRIGGLASGMDIDQIVKDLMKVERMPLDKLKQKKQILEWQRDDYRSMNTLLQDLDNYIFNNLTLQSSMLKKKVTSSNDSVVSATASASAANVATSIQVQQIATSAIWLSDENTRVDKSNFSVENDVTLTFTVTNGDGSSKQATITIKQGATLDGVISQLNNDPNLGISAFYDEQTGRVSIMKKDTGEKASIVLEDQDTADFFAQKLGFIGAVAGAELTGKTDGKDAVFTINGLPTSRSSNTFTINGVTYTLKSTGSATITTSTDTDAMFNVIKGLVDKYNEIISKINAELKEERYRNYPPLTDEQKEAMTEKQIELWEEKARSGMLRGDSILSSGLSKMRMDLYTKVEGSNITIGFSQLAEIGITTSSNYLDGGKLIIDETKLRQKIQENPDAIYRLFNNDSTNYSEKGIARRLRDTIKDTIGKIEQKAGKTIWTNQQFAIGRDLIQINEQIDRFEDRLKEIEDRYWRQFTAMEKAIQRANEQSMYLMNAFFGGSQ, from the coding sequence TTGGCAAGCAACATGCGCATTGGCGGTTTGGCGAGCGGCATGGATATCGACCAGATTGTTAAGGACTTAATGAAAGTGGAACGGATGCCGCTTGATAAGTTGAAACAGAAAAAGCAAATTTTAGAGTGGCAGCGCGATGATTACCGTTCGATGAATACTTTATTGCAAGATCTTGATAACTATATTTTTAACAATCTAACATTGCAAAGCAGCATGTTGAAAAAGAAAGTGACGAGCTCGAACGATAGTGTCGTAAGCGCCACGGCAAGCGCAAGCGCGGCAAACGTTGCCACAAGCATCCAAGTGCAACAAATCGCCACGTCAGCAATCTGGCTTTCCGATGAAAACACAAGAGTAGACAAGAGCAATTTTTCAGTCGAAAATGACGTCACCTTAACGTTTACCGTCACAAACGGTGATGGAAGTTCAAAACAAGCAACCATAACCATTAAACAAGGAGCGACGTTAGACGGTGTCATTTCACAACTAAACAATGACCCGAACTTAGGAATCAGCGCGTTTTATGATGAGCAAACAGGGCGAGTTTCCATTATGAAGAAAGATACGGGTGAGAAAGCGAGTATCGTTTTAGAGGATCAAGATACAGCAGACTTTTTTGCGCAAAAACTGGGATTTATCGGTGCTGTGGCAGGTGCGGAGCTAACCGGGAAAACAGATGGAAAAGATGCGGTTTTCACCATTAACGGTCTTCCAACATCCCGTTCGTCGAACACATTTACGATTAACGGAGTAACCTACACATTAAAAAGCACGGGATCAGCAACAATTACAACATCTACTGATACCGACGCAATGTTTAACGTGATTAAAGGGTTGGTCGACAAATACAACGAAATCATCAGCAAAATCAACGCCGAGCTGAAAGAAGAACGCTATCGCAATTATCCACCGCTTACCGACGAGCAAAAAGAAGCAATGACGGAAAAGCAAATTGAGCTTTGGGAAGAAAAAGCGCGGAGCGGGATGTTGCGAGGCGATTCGATTTTATCGAGCGGTTTAAGCAAGATGCGGATGGACCTTTATACAAAAGTAGAGGGTTCTAATATTACAATCGGGTTTTCCCAGCTTGCGGAAATTGGCATTACTACCTCGTCTAACTATCTGGATGGGGGTAAACTCATTATTGACGAAACGAAACTTCGCCAAAAAATTCAAGAAAATCCGGATGCGATTTACCGATTGTTTAATAACGACAGCACCAACTATTCAGAAAAAGGCATTGCCCGCCGTCTCCGTGATACGATCAAAGATACCATCGGCAAAATCGAGCAAAAAGCCGGGAAAACGATTTGGACGAACCAGCAGTTTGCGATTGGTCGCGATTTAATTCAAATTAACGAACAGATCGATCGTTTTGAAGACCGTCTCAAAGAAATCGAGGACCGCTATTGGCGGCAGTTTACGGCGATGGAAAAGGCGATTCAGCGGGCGAACGAGCAAAGCATGTATTTGATGAACGCCTTTTTCGGCGGTTCTCAATAA
- the flaG gene encoding flagellar protein FlaG: protein MTMERVSSHPLSYLYESVRNEKASSMIEPQQQHHTNNLETTVQNIPKEKLEEVVKGLNEFLQPSHTSLKFELHDELQEYYVQIIDERTDEVIREIPPKKLLDMYAAMMEFVGLIVDKKI, encoded by the coding sequence ATGACGATGGAACGAGTATCTTCCCATCCTCTTTCTTATTTGTATGAAAGTGTTCGCAATGAAAAAGCCAGCAGCATGATCGAACCCCAGCAGCAACATCATACGAACAATTTGGAAACAACAGTGCAAAACATTCCAAAAGAAAAACTAGAAGAAGTAGTGAAAGGCTTAAACGAATTCCTTCAGCCAAGCCATACGTCGTTAAAGTTTGAGCTGCATGACGAGCTACAGGAGTATTACGTGCAAATTATCGATGAGCGAACGGATGAGGTTATTCGCGAAATTCCGCCGAAAAAGCTGTTGGATATGTACGCGGCGATGATGGAATTTGTCGGGTTGATTGTCGATAAAAAAATTTAA
- a CDS encoding ISL3 family transposase: MLSISLGLPEFKVIKHELLSYGYAIHVEKTETQERCPHCGFATSSVHDRRTRKVRDLAIFHQPVYLFVKVKRYRCWNCSQVFSASLESIPPNQHYTNRFCEYLYELCEGTTIQEVSRKHRIPYTTLERIYYSIASKKAKERQTAIEASSQEGMVLSLDEIAVKKGHQYETVLMDARAGSVMGMHADRQCDSAINLLSQNILSKEMVQTVILDMWGPYHKAVRALFPSASIVIDKYHVVQKVTQALDQARKEFSPLKKARYLLLKGCEKLRKDQRLRLDDILEEYPALSIAYYLKELFRDFYRTDGYNEAKERLEEWIKLAKQSPFASFQEAANTLERWKEPILSYFLCPYTNARIEGTNHKIKNIKRRAYGYRNLERFRLRVFLECTGNTTGSQAA; this comes from the coding sequence GTGCTTTCTATATCACTAGGATTGCCAGAATTTAAAGTTATTAAACACGAACTTCTTTCCTATGGTTATGCGATTCATGTAGAGAAAACAGAGACACAGGAACGTTGCCCTCATTGTGGGTTTGCCACTTCCTCTGTCCACGACAGACGGACAAGAAAAGTACGGGATTTGGCGATTTTCCATCAACCGGTGTACTTGTTCGTAAAGGTAAAGCGCTATCGGTGTTGGAATTGTTCCCAAGTGTTTTCCGCCTCTTTGGAATCGATTCCACCCAATCAACATTACACCAATCGATTTTGTGAGTATTTGTATGAACTTTGCGAAGGCACCACCATTCAAGAGGTTAGCCGAAAGCACCGCATCCCATATACGACATTGGAACGCATTTATTACTCCATCGCATCGAAAAAAGCAAAAGAGCGTCAAACAGCGATAGAAGCATCTTCTCAAGAAGGAATGGTGCTTAGTTTAGATGAAATCGCGGTAAAAAAGGGACATCAGTATGAAACTGTATTGATGGATGCCAGAGCCGGATCGGTCATGGGAATGCATGCCGATCGCCAATGTGACTCCGCCATCAACTTGTTGAGCCAAAATATCCTGTCGAAAGAAATGGTCCAAACGGTGATTCTTGACATGTGGGGACCTTATCATAAGGCGGTTCGCGCCCTGTTTCCATCTGCTTCGATTGTCATCGATAAGTACCATGTGGTTCAAAAAGTGACACAAGCCTTGGATCAAGCAAGAAAGGAATTTTCTCCATTGAAAAAGGCTCGATATCTTCTCTTAAAAGGCTGTGAAAAGCTTCGTAAGGACCAACGGCTTCGATTAGACGATATCTTGGAGGAGTATCCGGCACTTTCCATTGCTTATTATCTGAAAGAGTTGTTTCGGGATTTTTACCGAACCGATGGATATAACGAAGCAAAGGAACGCTTGGAAGAATGGATTAAGTTAGCCAAACAGAGCCCTTTTGCTTCTTTTCAGGAAGCAGCCAACACGCTTGAAAGGTGGAAGGAGCCTATTCTTTCCTACTTTTTGTGCCCATATACGAATGCCCGAATCGAGGGGACGAATCACAAGATCAAAAACATCAAACGCCGGGCATATGGCTATCGGAATCTAGAACGGTTTCGTTTACGTGTATTTCTGGAGTGTACAGGGAACACTACAGGTAGTCAGGCTGCCTAA
- a CDS encoding IS200/IS605 family accessory protein TnpB-related protein, whose protein sequence is MLQTYQTKLSNIQLNHHLDSYRYLDEFGKFFGFLERKLFVLFYVKKQSVSSVKPSFCKEYGITSRQFNALRMQLEGKLSAVKRVRKYQIEQLKHRIMELERIIEKKIKQKEKQYTKLMETKETDSCFQKIVKRYRNIKFVLHQKKRKLRNLKQKLEQLQQDERNNIIRICFGSKRLFHKQFHLEKNGYSSHEEWKRDWQRARSSQFVVIGSKDETFGNQSAIYNTKNELHLRVAHQFVDTYGKYIVFPSVMFPYGQRVLNQAKIPYMGITKGGKPKKYFRAITYRFLRKEKGWYLFATVERDVPEISTTDLGGYIGIDLNAGFLSVCEVDRFGNPLQEQKIRVSMYDRNKNQIFASLSNALQQVMKYALSVGKHVAIEDLYFFKKRAVLGEMNSKYARMLSGFTYSKFKSLVESKAKKLGVGVKLVYPYYTSQIGHMKFMARYGLSPHGSAACVIARRALRFSLEKPKYDTVLQLPKTLDKHQSNYSKWRSITNSVKKNYWFHDKIEILKADI, encoded by the coding sequence TTGTTACAAACATACCAAACTAAATTAAGTAACATTCAACTGAATCACCATTTGGATTCCTATCGCTATCTGGATGAGTTTGGCAAGTTTTTTGGTTTTCTTGAACGAAAGCTATTTGTCTTGTTCTATGTTAAAAAGCAATCGGTTTCATCTGTCAAACCGTCGTTTTGTAAAGAATACGGCATTACTTCAAGGCAATTCAATGCGTTGCGAATGCAGTTAGAAGGAAAACTATCTGCAGTGAAGAGGGTTCGGAAATATCAAATTGAACAACTCAAACATCGAATAATGGAATTAGAGAGAATTATTGAAAAGAAAATAAAACAAAAAGAAAAACAATATACAAAACTAATGGAAACTAAAGAAACAGATAGCTGTTTTCAGAAAATAGTAAAAAGATACAGAAACATAAAGTTTGTTTTGCATCAGAAAAAACGCAAACTTCGCAACTTGAAGCAAAAATTAGAACAATTACAACAAGATGAACGAAACAACATCATCCGAATCTGTTTTGGTTCGAAACGTTTATTTCACAAGCAATTTCATTTAGAGAAAAATGGTTATTCATCTCATGAAGAATGGAAACGCGATTGGCAAAGAGCGAGAAGTTCTCAATTTGTAGTCATCGGTTCGAAAGACGAAACGTTTGGAAATCAGAGCGCTATTTATAATACCAAGAACGAGTTGCATCTTCGGGTAGCCCATCAATTTGTCGATACATACGGAAAATATATTGTATTTCCCAGTGTAATGTTTCCGTATGGCCAAAGAGTATTGAACCAGGCGAAAATCCCTTACATGGGCATCACCAAAGGTGGCAAGCCGAAAAAGTACTTTCGTGCCATTACTTATCGTTTTTTGCGTAAAGAAAAAGGATGGTATCTTTTTGCGACAGTGGAAAGAGATGTCCCCGAAATTTCTACTACCGACCTAGGCGGCTATATTGGTATCGATTTAAACGCTGGTTTTTTATCTGTTTGTGAAGTCGATCGATTTGGCAATCCTCTCCAAGAACAAAAGATCCGCGTATCTATGTATGACCGCAACAAAAATCAAATTTTTGCTTCATTAAGTAATGCTCTTCAGCAAGTCATGAAATATGCTCTCTCTGTAGGAAAACATGTGGCGATTGAAGATTTATATTTCTTTAAAAAGAGGGCTGTATTAGGGGAAATGAATTCAAAGTATGCCCGGATGTTATCGGGTTTTACGTATTCTAAATTCAAATCCCTAGTAGAATCGAAGGCAAAGAAACTAGGTGTAGGTGTAAAATTGGTCTATCCATACTATACCAGTCAAATTGGTCATATGAAGTTTATGGCCCGCTATGGACTAAGTCCTCATGGTTCAGCCGCTTGTGTGATTGCGAGAAGAGCGCTCCGATTTTCGTTAGAAAAACCAAAATATGATACGGTCTTACAGCTTCCTAAAACATTGGATAAACACCAGTCCAATTATAGTAAATGGAGAAGCATAACGAACTCAGTAAAAAAGAATTATTGGTTCCATGACAAAATTGAAATTCTAAAAGCGGACATCTAA
- a CDS encoding flagellin: MRINHNIAALNTYRQLSINGANAQKNMEKLSSGLRINRAGDDAAGLAISEKMRAQIRGLSQASRNAQDGISLIQTAEGALTETHAILQRMRELAVQAANDTNDNTVDRAALQLEVTELINELDRINSDTKFNQKDLFGQTFTIHIGPDSSSQTLSVDIDAVGASDLGVDAVDISTQNGASSAIDIINNAINTVSTTRAQLGAWQNRLEHTIANLDNAAENLTAAESRIRDVDMAKEMMEFTKNNILSQAAQAMLAQANQLPQGVLQLLR; this comes from the coding sequence ATGAGAATCAACCACAATATTGCGGCGTTGAACACGTATCGTCAATTATCAATCAACGGGGCAAATGCTCAAAAGAACATGGAAAAACTTTCTTCCGGTCTTCGTATTAACCGCGCTGGGGATGATGCAGCAGGTTTGGCGATTTCAGAAAAAATGCGTGCTCAGATTCGCGGTCTATCGCAAGCATCTCGCAATGCTCAAGACGGAATTTCTCTAATCCAAACTGCCGAAGGGGCATTAACTGAGACTCACGCTATTTTGCAACGTATGCGTGAACTAGCTGTTCAAGCGGCTAACGATACTAATGACAATACTGTTGACCGTGCGGCGCTTCAATTAGAAGTAACGGAATTGATTAATGAATTAGATCGAATTAATTCTGACACTAAATTTAACCAAAAAGATTTATTTGGACAAACTTTCACCATCCATATTGGTCCTGATAGTTCATCTCAAACTTTGTCTGTAGATATTGATGCAGTAGGTGCCTCAGATTTAGGAGTAGATGCAGTAGATATTTCTACACAAAATGGAGCATCGTCTGCAATTGATATAATCAATAACGCAATCAATACAGTTTCAACGACTAGAGCGCAATTAGGTGCATGGCAAAACCGTCTAGAGCATACAATTGCAAACCTTGACAATGCGGCAGAAAACTTAACAGCCGCAGAATCTCGTATCAGAGACGTCGACATGGCGAAGGAGATGATGGAGTTCACGAAGAACAACATCCTCTCTCAAGCAGCGCAAGCGATGCTCGCGCAGGCAAATCAGCTTCCTCAGGGAGTGCTACAATTATTACGTTAA
- the csrA gene encoding carbon storage regulator CsrA — protein sequence MLVLTRKLKEAIQIGDDIEITVLAIQGDQVKLGINAPKHVEIHRKEIYLAIQAENNAASLASKTSLEQLNEQLKHWKGGKQV from the coding sequence ATGCTTGTACTAACGCGCAAACTGAAAGAAGCAATTCAAATCGGCGATGACATCGAAATCACTGTCCTTGCTATCCAAGGCGATCAAGTGAAGCTTGGCATTAACGCACCGAAACATGTCGAAATCCATCGCAAAGAAATTTATCTTGCCATCCAAGCCGAAAACAACGCCGCCTCCCTCGCCTCCAAAACATCGCTCGAGCAGCTAAACGAACAACTGAAACACTGGAAAGGGGGGAAACAGGTATGA
- the fliW gene encoding flagellar assembly protein FliW, with translation MKIATKYHGNIDIDEKDIVRFEQGIPGFLEEKQFVLLPLEDTPFIILQSVNTPALGFVLIEPFSYFPTYEIELDDNTLEQLQITGEQDVALYVILTVTDPFDDTTANLQAPIVINARKRLGKQVILTNTDYKTKHRLFPEKVAK, from the coding sequence ATGAAAATCGCGACAAAATATCATGGAAACATCGACATTGATGAAAAGGACATCGTTCGTTTTGAACAAGGAATTCCAGGGTTTTTAGAGGAAAAACAATTTGTCTTATTACCACTCGAAGACACACCGTTTATCATTTTACAATCGGTGAACACACCCGCTCTTGGTTTTGTCTTAATCGAGCCGTTTTCATACTTTCCAACGTACGAAATCGAACTCGATGACAACACGCTCGAGCAGCTGCAAATCACTGGCGAACAAGACGTTGCTTTATACGTTATTTTGACCGTCACCGACCCTTTCGACGACACAACGGCAAACTTGCAGGCACCGATTGTCATTAATGCTCGTAAACGCCTTGGAAAGCAAGTTATTTTAACAAACACGGACTACAAAACGAAACATCGCCTCTTTCCCGAAAAAGTGGCGAAATAA
- a CDS encoding DUF6470 family protein encodes MRIPQLRMEATFARLEISTEPAQLEIAQPPAEMTIEQPKPELEINVIRPRLTIDQSQAWAEMNLKHVFRLIEDAAKDGYETWLSYIETVSAQGDELMKIENGGDVIAEQAQANSEDSPLEFNIGFVPSPFSVKIDYEPGKLIMDWKIHKPLIDVKPHRPVIHYQPGAVHIDLAQHNSLRIDIVT; translated from the coding sequence ATGCGTATTCCGCAGCTTCGTATGGAAGCGACATTCGCAAGACTGGAGATTTCCACCGAACCTGCACAACTGGAAATCGCACAACCGCCAGCTGAAATGACGATCGAACAGCCAAAGCCAGAACTGGAGATCAACGTCATCCGTCCGCGCCTGACAATCGACCAGTCGCAGGCATGGGCAGAGATGAATTTAAAACATGTGTTTCGGCTTATCGAGGACGCGGCAAAAGATGGTTACGAAACATGGCTGTCGTACATAGAGACCGTTTCCGCGCAAGGAGATGAGCTGATGAAAATCGAAAACGGCGGCGACGTGATTGCCGAGCAAGCGCAAGCAAACAGTGAAGACTCGCCGCTGGAGTTTAACATCGGGTTCGTACCATCTCCATTTAGCGTGAAAATCGACTACGAACCGGGCAAACTGATCATGGATTGGAAAATTCATAAGCCGCTCATTGACGTAAAACCGCACCGTCCAGTCATTCATTACCAACCAGGAGCGGTGCACATCGATTTGGCGCAGCACAATTCGCTCCGCATCGACATTGTCACGTAA